A genomic segment from Actinomyces lilanjuaniae encodes:
- a CDS encoding DUF3073 domain-containing protein — protein MGRGRQKAKATKVARKLKYFSPETDYAALERELVSASSGSEADDDIDYEKLAAKYAVDDDDWDEDDR, from the coding sequence ATGGGGCGCGGCCGTCAGAAGGCCAAGGCAACCAAGGTTGCCCGCAAGCTCAAGTACTTCAGTCCAGAGACCGACTACGCGGCTCTCGAGCGTGAGCTCGTGTCAGCCTCGTCCGGCTCCGAGGCTGACGACGACATCGACTACGAGAAGCTGGCCGCCAAGTATGCCGTCGATGACGACGACTGGGATGAGGACGACAGGTAA
- a CDS encoding DUF3618 domain-containing protein, whose translation MSSTTGQDGPATTRERVPEHIEERLRAQRQALAASVDELAARVDPRTQARQTSQQLRGRAEARIAVLRQRAEAYGVSTEMAAALGAAAVASLLAAVLTASRLARR comes from the coding sequence ATGAGCAGCACCACGGGACAGGACGGTCCCGCCACTACGCGCGAGCGGGTCCCCGAGCATATTGAGGAGCGTCTACGCGCCCAGCGCCAGGCGCTGGCAGCCAGCGTCGACGAACTGGCGGCTCGGGTTGACCCGCGGACCCAGGCCCGTCAGACCAGCCAGCAGCTGCGCGGCCGGGCAGAGGCCAGGATCGCCGTCCTGCGCCAGCGCGCGGAGGCCTACGGGGTCAGCACCGAGATGGCCGCTGCCCTCGGCGCAGCCGCCGTCGCCAGCCTGCTAGCGGCCGTGCTAACGGCCAGCAGGCTGGCGCGTCGCTGA
- a CDS encoding DUF3618 domain-containing protein has translation MSTTNASLPAGPQPSAPPPSGGPSPTTAQPPQAQHAPAAPSRSVEEIAAELEARRRALASDVDEVAARLAPASLKRMAQETADTASASLRSRAQALRERAEELTSQAGLTSSPRSASAYGGDPGTPPLTEAAPGAAEPLTLPQRLTRLLDDARDGDPVSLAVVTAAGLTVAGLGILTLTRVIRS, from the coding sequence GTGAGCACCACGAACGCCTCCCTTCCGGCAGGCCCGCAGCCCTCGGCGCCCCCGCCCTCCGGCGGTCCGTCCCCCACCACGGCGCAGCCTCCCCAGGCTCAGCACGCCCCTGCGGCTCCCTCCCGTTCCGTCGAGGAGATCGCGGCGGAGCTGGAGGCGCGCCGTCGCGCCCTGGCCTCCGACGTGGACGAGGTCGCCGCCAGGCTCGCTCCTGCCAGCCTCAAACGCATGGCTCAGGAGACGGCGGACACGGCGTCCGCCAGCCTGCGCAGCCGCGCCCAGGCCCTGCGCGAGCGGGCCGAGGAGCTTACCTCGCAGGCGGGGCTCACCTCCTCGCCCCGCTCGGCCTCCGCCTACGGGGGTGATCCCGGCACGCCACCGCTCACCGAGGCCGCACCAGGCGCTGCGGAGCCGCTCACCCTGCCCCAGCGCCTGACCCGCTTGCTTGACGACGCTCGCGACGGGGACCCGGTCTCGTTGGCCGTTGTGACCGCCGCGGGTCTCACGGTTGCCGGACTGGGCATCCTCACCCTGACCCGGGTGATCCGCTCATGA
- a CDS encoding phage holin family protein produces MSQYQPPAPPPPPSGSSGSQPTLGELVARISENISLLIRGEIDLARAKGQRMARKIGVGVGLLAAAGVVALYAVGMLLASLAHGIGEALPLWAGYLIVAVLLLIVVAVLTLLGARRLRAARADTPAPQEGLKSSVETVRTAVASGLERGNSQ; encoded by the coding sequence ATGTCCCAGTACCAGCCTCCTGCTCCTCCGCCGCCCCCCTCGGGCTCCTCGGGCTCCCAGCCCACGCTCGGCGAGCTTGTCGCCCGCATCTCCGAGAACATCTCCCTGCTGATCCGCGGAGAGATCGACCTCGCCAGGGCCAAGGGTCAGCGCATGGCCAGGAAGATAGGCGTAGGAGTCGGGCTGCTGGCCGCCGCCGGCGTCGTGGCCCTCTACGCGGTGGGCATGCTGCTGGCCTCGCTGGCCCACGGCATCGGCGAGGCCCTGCCCCTGTGGGCCGGCTACCTCATTGTCGCCGTGCTCCTGCTCATCGTGGTGGCGGTCCTGACCCTCCTGGGGGCGAGGAGGCTGCGGGCGGCCAGGGCAGACACCCCCGCCCCCCAGGAGGGCCTGAAGAGCAGCGTCGAGACAGTCAGGACCGCTGTCGCCTCCGGCCTGGAGAGGGGGAACTCCCAGTGA
- a CDS encoding ion transporter, with product MAQTRTAAGPMPAGPEALGDAAAPVQGIPAPEGRTAAGPSSPPEETLRRPSWHQRLERQVSAPRFQNLVMAVIVVNSVTIGIETAVRHGSAAHQVLRVVDHISLTVFVVEIVLTLVAVGPRRFLRSGWHVFDFLVVAVALVPGAGPLSVLRTLRVLRLLRVIRFLPSLRRVVEALLLSLPGISAIAVLMVMIFYIAAVMATTMFGEAFPDWFGSLGRSLYTLFQVMTLESWSMGIVRPVMEHSPWAWAFFVPFILISAFTMLNLFVAVIVDTMSQVSSSVEPEPAEAEPALGSGTATGSRTSAQTDPLIITLLDEVRALRQEVAAIRTPERS from the coding sequence GTGGCTCAGACCAGGACCGCTGCAGGACCGATGCCAGCAGGCCCCGAGGCGCTCGGAGACGCTGCCGCCCCGGTCCAGGGCATCCCCGCCCCAGAGGGCAGGACCGCGGCAGGCCCGTCGTCCCCACCAGAGGAGACGCTGCGCCGCCCCTCCTGGCACCAGCGCCTTGAGAGGCAGGTGAGTGCCCCCCGGTTCCAGAACCTGGTCATGGCGGTCATCGTGGTCAACTCCGTGACGATCGGCATTGAGACGGCTGTCAGGCACGGGTCGGCGGCGCACCAGGTCCTGCGGGTGGTGGACCACATCTCCCTGACTGTCTTTGTCGTGGAGATCGTGCTCACGCTGGTGGCGGTGGGACCGCGCCGCTTCCTACGCAGCGGGTGGCACGTCTTTGACTTCCTGGTGGTGGCCGTCGCCCTGGTCCCCGGTGCCGGGCCGCTGTCAGTCCTGCGGACTCTGAGAGTCCTGCGGCTGCTGCGCGTCATCCGGTTCCTGCCCAGCCTGAGGCGTGTCGTGGAGGCGCTCCTCCTGTCCCTGCCGGGTATCAGCGCCATCGCCGTCCTCATGGTCATGATCTTCTACATCGCCGCCGTCATGGCCACCACCATGTTCGGTGAGGCCTTCCCCGACTGGTTCGGCTCCCTGGGCCGGTCCCTCTATACGCTCTTCCAGGTCATGACCCTGGAGAGCTGGTCCATGGGGATCGTCCGCCCGGTCATGGAGCACTCACCCTGGGCGTGGGCCTTCTTCGTCCCCTTTATCCTCATCTCCGCCTTCACCATGCTCAACCTGTTCGTCGCCGTCATCGTGGACACGATGTCCCAGGTCAGCAGCAGCGTCGAGCCCGAGCCGGCAGAGGCTGAGCCCGCCCTCGGGAGCGGGACAGCGACAGGCAGCAGGACGTCAGCGCAGACGGACCCCCTCATCATCACGCTCCTTGACGAGGTGAGGGCGCTGCGCCAGGAGGTCGCAGCCATCAGGACCCCTGAGCGCTCCTGA
- a CDS encoding class I SAM-dependent methyltransferase, translated as MRPSRALATSLSAPAEQRRWRYQVLPTLRGTVLDVGAGSGICGAALDPRAHWLALEPSPGRRLAAAVRARSRSRLLSATAEQIPLEDGSVDAVICSTVLCSVTDPPRALTEILRVLRHHGRLVFFEHVASAPGTAAHRAQRLVRPLTRLLGHGCDPCRDTAATIYRAGFSAVELETLRTGGPLGGLAPVIRGQAVR; from the coding sequence ATGCGTCCCTCCCGCGCCCTGGCCACGTCCCTGTCCGCCCCCGCCGAGCAGCGGCGCTGGAGGTACCAGGTGCTCCCCACCCTGCGGGGAACCGTGCTCGACGTGGGCGCCGGGTCCGGGATCTGTGGCGCAGCGCTTGACCCGCGGGCGCACTGGCTGGCCCTTGAGCCCAGCCCCGGGCGGCGTCTGGCGGCCGCTGTCCGCGCCCGTTCCCGCTCCCGGCTGCTGAGCGCCACCGCCGAGCAGATCCCTCTGGAGGACGGCAGCGTCGACGCCGTCATCTGCTCCACCGTCCTGTGCTCGGTCACCGACCCACCACGTGCGCTGACCGAGATCCTGCGGGTGCTGCGCCACCACGGCAGGCTCGTGTTCTTCGAGCACGTCGCCTCCGCGCCCGGCACGGCCGCCCACCGTGCACAGAGGCTCGTCCGGCCCCTCACCCGGCTGCTGGGCCACGGGTGCGACCCGTGCCGTGACACGGCGGCCACCATCTACCGGGCGGGGTTCTCCGCCGTGGAGCTGGAGACGCTGCGCACCGGTGGCCCCCTGGGCGGTCTCGCCCCGGTCATCCGGGGGCAGGCGGTGCGCTGA
- a CDS encoding ABC transporter ATP-binding protein, producing MALPVAPGRVAMRKTFGIMASYRWRFVVALILQILGILAPLVAPQLLGRLVSRVSAGTATVGYVDRVVLAIAVVTLVGAVVNRYAQMYARTLGESVFADLRERMMGRVVRLPLSAVETAGTGDLVGRTTNDVSRIEFLVRVGIPQIMVCTVTITFTLVAAAVSDPLLALGLLVIVPPVWAMMSWYLPVSVPAYRASSAAYARLNGAVSETVDHAETVDALGMGARREVTILTAVTEAWSLDRYTAALRVRLFMVLDVAWRAPVVVILLWGGFLAARGYASLGAITTVSLYAMELRRPVGQLMFWIDQVQIAQASLSRILGVEEVPEDRSPTGEQPADRRIRLHDVRFSYREGTEVLHGISLDLVPGERLAVVGPSGSGKSTLGRMLAGINPPTSGEVTVGGVPLTDLSEEELRRNVALITQEHHVFVGSVADNVRLGSPQAEDATIRGAIEAIGASGWVDNLPQGMDTMVGSGHLALSPAQAQELALARLVLLDPHTLVLDEATSLLDPHAARALERTLSTALAGRTVVEVAHRLYTAQDADRVAVVMDGRVVELGTHEELVALGGEYASLWEAWSQE from the coding sequence ATGGCGCTGCCTGTGGCGCCCGGTCGGGTGGCGATGCGCAAGACCTTTGGCATCATGGCCTCCTACCGCTGGCGCTTCGTGGTCGCACTGATCCTGCAGATTCTGGGGATCCTGGCCCCTCTGGTGGCGCCCCAGCTGCTGGGGCGCCTGGTCTCGCGCGTGTCTGCCGGGACCGCCACCGTCGGCTACGTGGACCGGGTGGTCCTGGCCATCGCCGTCGTCACGCTCGTGGGCGCCGTGGTCAACCGCTACGCCCAGATGTACGCCCGCACCCTGGGGGAGTCGGTCTTCGCCGACCTGCGCGAGCGCATGATGGGCCGGGTGGTGCGCCTGCCCCTGAGCGCGGTGGAGACTGCAGGCACCGGGGACCTGGTGGGGCGCACCACCAACGACGTCTCCCGCATCGAGTTCCTGGTGCGCGTGGGCATCCCCCAGATCATGGTGTGCACGGTGACGATCACCTTCACCCTGGTGGCCGCAGCCGTCTCCGACCCGCTGCTGGCCCTGGGGCTGCTGGTCATCGTCCCCCCGGTGTGGGCGATGATGAGCTGGTACCTGCCGGTGTCCGTGCCCGCCTACCGTGCGTCCTCGGCGGCCTACGCACGGCTCAACGGGGCGGTCTCCGAGACGGTGGACCACGCCGAGACGGTGGACGCCCTGGGCATGGGGGCACGCCGGGAGGTCACCATCCTCACCGCGGTCACGGAGGCCTGGTCCCTGGACCGCTACACCGCAGCCCTGAGGGTGCGCCTGTTCATGGTGCTCGACGTGGCCTGGCGGGCGCCGGTGGTGGTTATCCTCCTGTGGGGCGGGTTCCTGGCCGCCCGTGGCTACGCCTCACTGGGGGCGATCACCACGGTCAGCCTCTACGCCATGGAGCTGCGCAGGCCGGTGGGCCAGCTCATGTTCTGGATCGACCAGGTCCAGATCGCCCAGGCATCCCTGTCACGTATCCTCGGTGTGGAGGAGGTGCCCGAGGACCGCTCCCCTACCGGCGAGCAGCCCGCCGACAGGCGCATACGCCTGCACGACGTGCGCTTCTCCTACCGGGAGGGCACGGAGGTGCTCCACGGCATCAGCCTGGACCTGGTCCCGGGCGAGCGCCTGGCGGTGGTCGGCCCCTCCGGCTCGGGCAAGTCCACGCTGGGGCGGATGCTGGCGGGCATCAACCCGCCTACCTCCGGCGAGGTAACGGTGGGAGGGGTGCCCCTGACCGACCTGAGCGAGGAGGAGCTACGGCGCAACGTCGCGCTGATCACCCAGGAGCACCACGTGTTCGTGGGCTCGGTCGCCGACAACGTGCGCCTGGGCAGCCCGCAGGCTGAGGACGCGACGATCCGGGGGGCTATCGAGGCTATCGGGGCCAGCGGCTGGGTGGACAACCTGCCCCAGGGAATGGACACGATGGTGGGCTCAGGCCACCTCGCGCTGAGCCCCGCGCAGGCCCAGGAGCTGGCGCTAGCCCGGTTGGTGCTGCTGGACCCGCACACGCTGGTCCTGGACGAGGCCACCTCCCTGCTGGACCCCCACGCGGCCCGCGCCCTGGAGCGGACCCTGTCTACCGCCCTGGCCGGGCGCACGGTGGTGGAGGTCGCCCACCGCCTCTACACCGCCCAGGACGCCGACCGGGTGGCTGTGGTCATGGACGGGCGCGTGGTCGAGCTGGGCACTCACGAGGAGCTGGTGGCCCTGGGCGGGGAGTACGCCAGCCTGTGGGAGGCCTGGAGCCAGGAGTGA
- a CDS encoding ABC transporter ATP-binding protein — protein sequence MPSLTSVLPAPDTPLPQPPATGAAALMRWLLRRAAVPIAVGALAATVSNVIQAIVPAFLGAALDSGIEDGLNARVWGIGLLLLVLFVVYAVGDTGMSYFGVIASMRTTFDVDRLVGRQVSITGSSLPRQASTGEVASIVASDAQYLGQFVNSVPQLVGAGLSFAVVAVLMLRTSVLLGTIVIVGMPLVAWVVTLVIRPLQRRQAVQREAQAEVTTVTTDTVAGLRILRGIGGEEVFAQRYRDASQELRRRGVDVARPQSLLMSLQVLLPGLFVAMVVWVAARMAVSGTITAGELVTFYGYTAYLAWPLAVFSMAVQNFTRAVVGARRLARLLHVTPAAGTVPERLDLDPSHGEQVSGDLVDTASGVRLAQGRMTALVAPDPDVSAGLATRLGRFTDAGPAVTLDGRPLTDMPLEGVRASVVVSGATAQLFTGTLREALDVREGPVPQPVDVRTLVQAEARREGVADVDQQVRPQPRHVLGDERLEAAIEVADAADVLTSLEEGLAGMITEKGRSLSGGQRQRVALARALLTEAPTLVLIEPTSALDSHTESRVARRVAAARRGRTTVVVTASPLVLEACDEVVLLADDGTQRLRSTHRDLLARSRAGEPAAQDYRRIVARATGEEVSR from the coding sequence ATGCCCTCTTTGACCTCCGTCCTCCCTGCACCTGACACCCCCCTGCCTCAGCCGCCCGCCACCGGAGCCGCTGCTCTCATGCGGTGGCTCCTGCGCCGGGCAGCCGTCCCCATTGCTGTCGGCGCCCTGGCGGCCACGGTCTCCAACGTCATCCAGGCCATCGTGCCCGCCTTCCTGGGGGCGGCCCTGGACTCCGGTATTGAGGACGGCCTCAACGCCCGGGTCTGGGGCATCGGCCTGCTGCTCCTGGTACTGTTCGTCGTCTACGCCGTCGGGGACACCGGCATGTCCTACTTTGGTGTCATCGCCTCCATGCGCACCACCTTTGACGTGGACAGACTAGTAGGCCGCCAGGTCTCCATCACAGGCAGCTCCCTGCCCCGCCAGGCCTCTACCGGCGAGGTCGCCTCCATCGTCGCCTCCGACGCCCAGTACCTGGGGCAGTTCGTCAACTCCGTGCCCCAGCTGGTTGGCGCGGGGCTCAGCTTTGCCGTGGTCGCCGTGCTCATGCTGAGGACATCAGTGCTCCTGGGGACCATTGTCATCGTCGGCATGCCCCTGGTGGCCTGGGTCGTCACCCTGGTCATCAGGCCTCTCCAGCGCCGCCAGGCCGTCCAGCGCGAGGCCCAGGCCGAGGTCACCACGGTGACCACAGACACCGTGGCGGGCCTGCGTATCCTGCGCGGCATCGGTGGGGAGGAGGTCTTTGCCCAGCGCTACCGGGACGCCTCCCAGGAGCTGCGCCGCCGGGGTGTGGACGTGGCCCGCCCCCAGTCGCTCCTCATGAGCCTCCAGGTCCTCCTGCCCGGCCTGTTCGTGGCCATGGTCGTGTGGGTGGCCGCGCGCATGGCAGTCTCGGGCACCATCACCGCCGGGGAGCTGGTGACTTTCTACGGCTACACCGCCTACCTGGCGTGGCCGCTGGCAGTCTTCTCCATGGCCGTGCAGAACTTCACCCGGGCGGTGGTGGGGGCACGCCGCCTGGCCCGCCTGCTGCACGTCACCCCGGCCGCCGGGACCGTTCCCGAGCGGCTGGACCTCGACCCCTCCCACGGCGAGCAGGTCAGCGGGGACCTGGTGGACACCGCCAGCGGGGTGCGCCTGGCCCAGGGGCGGATGACCGCCCTGGTGGCCCCCGACCCGGACGTCTCCGCCGGGCTGGCCACCCGCCTGGGCCGCTTCACCGACGCCGGACCAGCCGTGACCCTGGACGGGCGGCCCCTGACGGACATGCCTCTGGAGGGGGTGCGCGCCAGCGTCGTCGTCTCCGGCGCCACCGCCCAGCTGTTCACCGGCACCCTGCGCGAGGCCCTGGACGTGCGCGAGGGCCCCGTGCCCCAACCCGTGGACGTGCGCACCCTGGTCCAGGCCGAGGCACGCCGGGAGGGCGTGGCCGACGTCGACCAGCAGGTACGCCCCCAGCCCCGCCACGTCCTAGGCGACGAGCGCCTGGAAGCGGCTATCGAGGTCGCCGACGCCGCTGACGTGCTTACCTCCCTGGAGGAGGGCCTGGCCGGGATGATTACCGAGAAAGGACGCTCGCTGTCCGGCGGCCAGCGCCAGCGGGTGGCCTTGGCCCGCGCCCTGCTCACCGAGGCGCCCACCCTGGTGCTCATCGAGCCGACCTCTGCCCTGGACTCCCACACGGAGTCCCGCGTGGCCCGACGCGTGGCCGCGGCCCGCCGGGGCCGCACCACAGTCGTGGTCACTGCCTCCCCCCTGGTCCTGGAGGCCTGCGACGAGGTGGTCCTCCTGGCCGACGACGGCACGCAGCGCCTGCGCTCCACCCACCGCGACCTGCTGGCCCGCTCCCGGGCCGGGGAGCCCGCTGCCCAGGACTACCGACGTATCGTGGCCCGGGCCACCGGCGAGGAGGTGAGCCGCTGA
- a CDS encoding ABC transporter permease, with translation MDDDWLLPLAAPDGRVSQIAVTIEDGASVTEVRDAVAEVLPDGVRVQTRQESIDEQNEYIESLLGFAQTFLLVFVVLAMFVGSFIIMNSFAMSVRQRQKEFALLRAVGASPASVFGTVFLQAVIIGLAGSLLGVAAGTGLLQGIVALLEAAGMPLTDGISMSGGVVVTSVVVGLLVTVVGALLPARDAALTHPVEAMRDVSGAREKSLVLRTVIGGLLLAAGTAAVTAAWVNEGLEQRTLVLGLGAGGVILGLLTVSPVLARPVVSLLGLPFRALRPSGRLAVRNIIHNPRRTANTSGALMVGMALVCAGATIAASTNSSVSDAVNDSMKADFLIQPASATTVSAQIPSGIATDLGEIDGVAGTAPFVYASVSATAEDSFQEPMAGLNVSDSLAFLEAYDLEVTEGDMADLDSTHVAAYRSTELHVGDTVTLTGPLGAVEATVAAVIDPQGLSGSFSAPPELAVELGSWTGALPTDPDQVLASPSGTFLTLEEGADADQVRREAEDILAPTYQYAVLDADELSDMVGQQVNQILAILYGLLGLSIVIAVLGIVNTLVLSVAERTREIGLMRAVGLGRAQLGGEVMVESVLTSLYGTVVGGAAGLLLAAALRAVLEDDGLTTLTIPWGQMVGMLVLSVVVGVVAAVWPAMRASRLPVLDAIATE, from the coding sequence ATGGACGACGACTGGCTCCTGCCCCTGGCCGCCCCGGACGGCCGGGTCTCCCAGATCGCCGTCACAATAGAGGACGGTGCCTCCGTCACCGAGGTCAGGGACGCCGTCGCCGAGGTCCTGCCCGACGGCGTGCGCGTCCAGACGCGCCAGGAGAGCATCGACGAGCAGAACGAGTACATCGAGTCGCTCCTAGGCTTCGCCCAGACCTTCCTGCTGGTCTTCGTGGTGCTGGCGATGTTCGTGGGCTCCTTCATCATCATGAACTCCTTCGCCATGAGCGTGCGCCAGCGCCAGAAGGAGTTCGCCCTCCTGCGGGCGGTGGGAGCCTCGCCTGCCTCCGTGTTCGGCACGGTGTTCCTCCAGGCTGTCATTATCGGCCTGGCCGGCTCGCTCCTGGGCGTGGCCGCGGGCACCGGGCTGCTCCAGGGCATCGTGGCCCTGCTGGAGGCCGCAGGGATGCCGCTGACCGACGGGATCTCCATGTCGGGCGGGGTTGTCGTCACCTCCGTCGTGGTGGGGCTGCTGGTCACCGTGGTGGGTGCCCTGCTACCCGCCCGTGACGCCGCCCTGACCCACCCCGTGGAGGCGATGCGCGACGTGTCCGGGGCACGGGAGAAGTCCCTGGTGCTGCGCACCGTCATCGGCGGCCTCCTCCTGGCGGCTGGCACGGCGGCTGTGACCGCTGCCTGGGTCAACGAGGGCCTGGAGCAGCGCACCCTGGTGCTGGGTCTGGGGGCTGGCGGGGTCATCCTGGGGCTCCTGACGGTCTCCCCGGTGCTGGCACGGCCCGTCGTCTCCCTCCTGGGGCTGCCCTTCCGGGCGCTGCGCCCCTCCGGGCGCCTGGCGGTACGCAACATCATCCACAACCCCCGGCGCACCGCCAACACCTCCGGCGCCCTCATGGTGGGGATGGCCCTGGTGTGCGCGGGGGCCACGATAGCCGCCTCCACGAACTCCTCGGTGTCAGACGCGGTCAACGACTCGATGAAGGCCGACTTCCTCATCCAGCCCGCCTCAGCCACGACCGTCTCCGCCCAGATCCCCTCCGGTATCGCCACCGACCTGGGCGAGATCGACGGGGTGGCGGGTACGGCGCCCTTTGTCTACGCCTCGGTGTCAGCCACTGCGGAGGACAGCTTCCAGGAGCCGATGGCCGGGCTCAACGTCTCCGACTCCCTCGCCTTCCTGGAGGCCTATGACCTGGAGGTCACCGAGGGGGACATGGCCGACCTGGACTCCACCCACGTGGCCGCCTACAGGAGCACCGAGCTGCACGTGGGGGACACGGTGACCCTGACCGGCCCCCTGGGGGCGGTGGAGGCCACCGTGGCGGCGGTCATCGACCCGCAGGGTCTCTCCGGCAGCTTCAGCGCACCTCCCGAGCTGGCCGTAGAGCTAGGTTCCTGGACGGGGGCGCTGCCCACCGACCCCGATCAGGTCCTGGCCTCCCCCTCCGGTACCTTCCTCACCCTGGAGGAGGGGGCAGACGCGGACCAGGTGCGCCGCGAGGCCGAGGACATCCTGGCTCCCACCTACCAGTACGCGGTGCTGGACGCCGACGAGCTCTCTGACATGGTCGGCCAGCAGGTCAACCAGATCCTCGCCATCCTCTACGGCCTGCTGGGACTGTCGATCGTCATCGCCGTCCTGGGCATCGTCAACACCCTGGTGCTCTCGGTGGCGGAGCGCACCCGGGAGATCGGCCTCATGCGCGCCGTCGGCCTGGGCCGCGCCCAGCTGGGCGGGGAGGTCATGGTGGAGTCGGTCCTCACCTCCCTGTACGGCACCGTCGTGGGCGGTGCTGCCGGGCTGCTGCTGGCTGCGGCCCTGCGAGCCGTCCTGGAGGACGACGGGCTGACCACCCTGACCATCCCCTGGGGACAGATGGTGGGGATGCTGGTCCTGTCCGTGGTGGTCGGCGTTGTCGCCGCCGTATGGCCCGCGATGAGGGCCTCCCGCCTGCCGGTCCTCGACGCCATCGCCACCGAGTAG
- a CDS encoding ABC transporter ATP-binding protein → MSSHSVPNSPPASSLLAPHRHVDDPVLTARALTKVYGRGTGAVTALDAVDVDIPRARFTAVMGPSGSGKSTLMHCLAGLDSVTSGTIMLDGDEVSAMSQRRLTRLRRERIGFIFQSFNLVPTLTAAENITLPLDIARQKVDRQRFDQVVEAVGLSDRLSHRPAELSGGQVQRVACARALVGKPAVVFADEPTGNLDSQSTQQVLAILRTSVDELDQSVVMVTHEPDAAAWADTVLFLRDGHVVAELADPSRDHVLDALRELGDDRQDQGQGGQQDATGPAESTGPADSTDTEA, encoded by the coding sequence ATGAGCAGTCACAGCGTCCCGAACTCACCCCCGGCCTCTTCCCTTCTCGCCCCTCACCGCCACGTGGACGACCCCGTCCTGACCGCCCGCGCCCTGACCAAGGTGTACGGCCGTGGCACGGGCGCAGTCACGGCCCTGGACGCCGTGGACGTGGACATCCCCCGTGCCCGCTTCACTGCGGTCATGGGTCCCTCCGGCTCCGGCAAGTCCACCCTCATGCACTGCCTGGCCGGCCTGGACTCGGTGACCTCGGGCACCATCATGCTCGACGGCGACGAGGTCTCCGCCATGAGCCAGCGCCGCCTGACCAGGCTGCGTCGCGAGCGCATCGGCTTCATCTTCCAGTCCTTCAACCTGGTGCCCACCCTCACCGCCGCCGAGAACATCACCCTCCCCCTGGACATCGCCCGTCAGAAGGTAGACAGGCAGCGCTTCGACCAGGTGGTGGAGGCCGTGGGCCTGTCCGACCGGCTGTCCCACCGCCCCGCCGAGCTCTCCGGCGGACAGGTCCAGCGCGTGGCCTGCGCCCGGGCGCTGGTGGGCAAGCCTGCTGTGGTCTTCGCCGATGAGCCCACCGGCAACCTGGACTCCCAGTCCACCCAGCAGGTGCTGGCCATCCTGCGCACCAGCGTGGACGAGCTGGACCAGTCGGTGGTCATGGTGACCCACGAGCCCGACGCGGCCGCCTGGGCCGACACGGTGCTCTTCCTGCGTGACGGCCACGTCGTGGCCGAGCTGGCCGACCCCAGCCGCGACCACGTGCTGGACGCCCTGCGCGAGCTGGGCGACGACCGGCAGGACCAGGGCCAGGGCGGCCAGCAGGACGCCACCGGCCCAGCTGAGTCAACCGGCCCGGCCGACTCAACCGACACGGAGGCCTGA
- a CDS encoding glycoside hydrolase family 3 N-terminal domain-containing protein — protein MVGQLVMVGTDADQLSPAATDAVSTHHVGSIFLAGRSQVGSQAVAETVAALTGSASTGTAGSTPMLVATDQEGGEVQVLSGPGFSAIPSARDQAGLTAEDLRSQALAWGQELAASGVTMNLAPVADLVDIASPASNEPIGRWGRGYGGDAGTVIAQAAAFAEGMRAAGVVPTCKHFPGLGRVTANTDTASGVTDTVTTRTQDEAVSVFAGLIDAGAEVVMMSSAVYTLLDDTAPAVFSPVVVTEMLRGDLGFTGVVITDDLSAAAQLQEWEPGQRAVQAVRAGCDLVLASADAAVAAPMAQALVAAAQSDPALAARVEESALRVLALKDSLPGA, from the coding sequence ATGGTCGGCCAGCTGGTCATGGTCGGCACCGACGCCGACCAGCTCTCCCCCGCAGCCACGGACGCGGTGTCCACTCATCACGTCGGCAGCATCTTCCTGGCCGGACGCTCCCAGGTCGGCAGCCAGGCCGTCGCTGAGACCGTCGCCGCCCTCACCGGCTCCGCCAGCACAGGCACCGCCGGCAGCACACCGATGCTGGTGGCCACCGACCAGGAGGGCGGCGAGGTGCAGGTGCTGTCCGGGCCGGGTTTCTCCGCCATCCCCTCCGCCCGGGACCAGGCGGGGCTGACAGCTGAGGACCTGCGCTCCCAGGCCTTGGCCTGGGGCCAGGAGCTGGCGGCCTCGGGGGTGACGATGAACCTGGCCCCTGTCGCCGACCTGGTCGATATCGCCAGCCCCGCCTCCAACGAGCCTATCGGACGCTGGGGGCGCGGCTACGGCGGTGACGCGGGCACGGTCATCGCCCAGGCGGCCGCCTTCGCGGAGGGGATGCGGGCTGCGGGCGTGGTCCCCACCTGCAAGCACTTCCCCGGACTGGGACGGGTCACCGCCAACACCGACACCGCCAGCGGGGTCACCGACACCGTCACCACCCGCACCCAGGACGAGGCCGTGTCCGTGTTCGCCGGGCTCATCGACGCGGGCGCCGAGGTCGTCATGATGTCCTCGGCCGTCTACACCCTGCTGGACGACACAGCGCCCGCCGTCTTCTCCCCGGTGGTCGTCACCGAGATGCTGCGAGGAGACCTGGGCTTTACCGGGGTGGTCATTACCGACGACCTCTCCGCCGCCGCGCAGTTGCAGGAGTGGGAACCCGGGCAGCGGGCGGTGCAGGCGGTGCGAGCCGGATGCGACCTGGTGCTGGCCTCCGCCGACGCCGCTGTGGCCGCTCCCATGGCCCAGGCCCTGGTGGCTGCCGCGCAGTCCGACCCTGCGCTGGCGGCTCGGGTGGAGGAGTCCGCCCTGCGGGTGCTGGCCCTCAAGGACTCGCTGCCAGGAGCGTAG